A DNA window from Natronogracilivirga saccharolytica contains the following coding sequences:
- the hypD gene encoding hydrogenase formation protein HypD: protein MKYIKEYRDKDLVHILVERINAYDGPPVRFMEVCGGHTMAIQKFGIPSLLPDNVSLVSGPGCPVCVTSLQFVDHAIALGRRSDVIITTYGDLIRVPGSSSSLEQEKSRGSDIRMVYSTLEALAIARDNPSKNVVFLGIGFETTSPASAVALTQARRENLSNFYLLSAHKVMPPAMAAIVDENVKISGYLAPGHVSTITGSEIYRDIAEKYSLPVVVSGFEPADILQSIHMLLEQRKKKRAGVEIQYMRVVKPEGNRKAQALLDEVFEYRDDWWRGLGVLPLSGLGIREEFASWDAGRRFEVEVDAAEEPEGCICGDVLKGVRHPSDCILYDSVCDPANPVGTCMVSEEGACHAFYKYGSQ from the coding sequence GTGAAATACATCAAGGAATACCGCGACAAAGATCTGGTGCACATTCTGGTGGAACGGATCAACGCCTATGACGGCCCGCCTGTGCGGTTCATGGAGGTGTGCGGCGGTCACACCATGGCCATCCAGAAATTCGGGATTCCGTCACTTTTGCCTGATAATGTTTCGCTGGTGTCGGGACCGGGTTGTCCCGTCTGCGTAACATCGCTTCAGTTCGTCGATCACGCCATAGCACTGGGGCGGCGCAGCGATGTCATCATCACCACTTACGGCGACCTGATCCGCGTCCCCGGCAGCTCATCTTCCCTCGAGCAGGAAAAATCGCGCGGTTCGGACATCCGTATGGTTTACTCGACTCTGGAGGCGCTGGCCATCGCCAGAGACAACCCATCCAAAAACGTGGTTTTTTTGGGGATTGGATTCGAAACGACTTCGCCGGCAAGTGCCGTGGCACTGACTCAGGCCCGCCGGGAAAACCTGTCCAATTTCTATTTGCTCAGCGCGCACAAAGTGATGCCGCCGGCCATGGCTGCCATCGTGGATGAAAATGTGAAGATCAGCGGCTATCTGGCGCCGGGCCATGTAAGCACAATTACAGGATCCGAAATTTACCGGGACATTGCAGAAAAGTACAGTTTGCCGGTTGTTGTTTCCGGGTTCGAACCGGCTGATATCCTGCAGTCGATTCACATGCTGCTTGAACAGCGGAAAAAGAAACGGGCCGGGGTCGAAATTCAGTACATGCGTGTGGTAAAACCCGAGGGCAACCGGAAAGCGCAGGCACTTTTGGATGAGGTTTTTGAATACCGCGATGACTGGTGGCGCGGGCTGGGTGTTCTGCCGCTCAGCGGTCTGGGAATCAGAGAGGAATTTGCAAGTTGGGATGCCGGACGCCGGTTTGAGGTCGAGGTGGATGCTGCTGAAGAGCCGGAAGGATGCATCTGCGGGGACGTGCTGAAAGGGGTGAGGCATCCGTCGGATTGCATTTTGTATGATTCGGTTTGTGATCCGGCCAATCCGGTCGGGACCTGCATGGTTTCGGAAGAGGGGGCGTGCCACGCGTTCTACAAATACGGATCACAGTAA
- a CDS encoding HypC/HybG/HupF family hydrogenase formation chaperone, which produces MCLSIPGKIIEINDDIATVSIGGSKVKAGLQLVEDAGIGDYVLVHSGFALQRISEEEAERTLELIREMEGPGDPGNGPSGGLHQQH; this is translated from the coding sequence ATGTGCCTCAGCATTCCAGGAAAAATCATAGAAATCAATGACGATATTGCCACGGTATCCATTGGCGGAAGCAAAGTGAAAGCGGGACTGCAGCTTGTTGAAGATGCCGGCATCGGAGACTATGTCCTTGTCCACAGCGGCTTTGCCCTGCAGCGAATCAGTGAGGAAGAAGCGGAACGCACCCTCGAGCTCATCCGCGAAATGGAAGGGCCCGGAGATCCCGGAAACGGGCCGTCCGGCGGACTTCATCAGCAGCATTAG
- the hypF gene encoding carbamoyltransferase HypF encodes MDIQARKISVKGLVQGVGFRPFIYRIARRHGLAGWVHNSSDGVHIFAEGDGEQLALFIKDIRDKAPASSDIHSFEIHQSEPENHAGFRIRKSRKVSHSITRVSPDIAVCRDCLSDMNTQDHRIGYPFTNCTHCGPRFTIIRELPYDRPNTTMAPFEMCEVCRGEYDFPDDRRFHAQPVACNHCGPVYTLYVHHNSLPLCDSLPHRDSFSHQAHSGTNAPSDSGKAGSRYDNPEPHRPEPVTGTGNILDECVRLIRSNAVVAVKGLGGFHLMCDATSDSAVRKLRNAKQRNGKPFAVMVPDIASARRFADVSAEEATLLTSWRRPIVLLKQVRPVNGNPLAEDISPGFDTAGLMLPYMPFHHQLFDRLLPEGPCAIVMTSGNLSDEPIVTDNESALDTFSGMADATLTYNRDIHNRTDDSVAFVSGGKPRLIRRSRGYVPEPVHLPFPADGIFAAGAELNHCFAIGKGNEILLSQHIGDLKDPATYEFFDESAQRLCRLFRVEPGRAACDLHPDYLSTRYAHDLRLPVEQVQHHHAHIAAAMAEFHLEKSVIGICWDGTGLGTDGTIWGGEFLHADFYSFGRYGHFGHIPLPGGDKAAEDIWRTGASLLYRVYGDDIWKLRLPFADEVRHRPEWPLMYQAIDRKLNAPLSSSVGRLFDAAAAITGLCSRNSFHAEAPMRLESAIDHTVSDSYRYSIQPAGEESGPAVVNTAPLIRDMVADLQQETPLPVISARFHNTLAAIAVDMVARMQDHYGTSTVVLSGGVFQNRYLLEKTESELQKSVDVYSPLKIPCNDAGIALGQLAVAARRNI; translated from the coding sequence ATGGATATACAGGCAAGGAAAATATCTGTAAAAGGTTTGGTTCAGGGAGTCGGATTCCGGCCTTTTATTTACCGCATAGCCCGCCGGCACGGCCTGGCAGGATGGGTGCACAACTCTTCCGACGGGGTGCATATTTTTGCCGAAGGTGACGGGGAGCAGCTTGCGCTTTTTATAAAAGACATCCGGGACAAGGCACCGGCATCATCAGATATACACTCCTTTGAAATTCATCAGTCCGAACCGGAAAACCACGCAGGTTTCCGGATCAGAAAAAGCCGGAAAGTATCCCACTCCATTACCAGAGTCAGCCCCGATATCGCAGTCTGCCGGGATTGCCTTTCAGACATGAATACCCAGGATCACCGGATCGGCTATCCCTTCACCAATTGCACGCACTGCGGACCGCGTTTCACCATTATCCGGGAACTGCCCTATGACCGGCCCAATACCACAATGGCTCCTTTTGAAATGTGTGAAGTATGCCGGGGTGAGTATGATTTTCCGGATGACCGGCGGTTCCATGCCCAGCCCGTCGCCTGCAATCACTGCGGGCCGGTGTATACCTTGTACGTGCATCACAATTCATTGCCTCTCTGCGATTCATTACCTCACCGCGATTCATTTTCTCACCAGGCTCACTCCGGGACAAATGCTCCATCTGATTCGGGTAAAGCCGGCTCCCGATATGACAACCCGGAACCGCACCGTCCGGAGCCCGTCACCGGTACCGGCAATATCCTGGATGAATGTGTCAGGCTGATCCGCAGCAACGCCGTGGTGGCCGTAAAGGGTCTGGGCGGATTCCATTTGATGTGTGATGCGACAAGCGATTCCGCCGTCAGGAAATTGCGCAATGCCAAGCAGCGCAACGGCAAGCCATTTGCGGTTATGGTACCCGACATCGCCTCGGCACGCCGTTTTGCCGATGTATCCGCAGAAGAAGCCACTCTGCTGACATCCTGGAGACGTCCTATCGTACTGCTTAAGCAGGTCCGGCCAGTCAACGGAAATCCCCTCGCAGAGGATATCAGCCCCGGCTTTGACACGGCAGGACTGATGCTCCCTTACATGCCCTTTCATCACCAACTATTCGACAGGCTGCTTCCCGAAGGACCCTGCGCCATCGTTATGACCAGCGGCAATCTCTCCGATGAACCGATAGTGACGGACAACGAATCCGCCCTGGATACTTTTTCCGGGATGGCTGATGCCACTCTGACCTACAACCGGGATATCCATAACCGTACTGACGACTCGGTTGCCTTCGTATCGGGGGGCAAACCCAGACTGATCCGGCGTTCCCGCGGTTATGTACCCGAGCCGGTTCACCTGCCGTTTCCGGCAGACGGAATCTTCGCAGCCGGAGCCGAACTGAATCACTGCTTTGCTATAGGAAAAGGTAATGAAATCCTGCTCAGCCAGCATATCGGCGACCTCAAGGATCCGGCTACATACGAATTTTTTGATGAATCGGCGCAGCGATTGTGCCGGTTGTTCCGGGTAGAGCCCGGGCGGGCGGCCTGCGACCTCCATCCCGACTACCTCTCCACCCGGTACGCCCATGATCTTCGTCTGCCTGTGGAGCAGGTCCAGCATCATCATGCACATATCGCCGCGGCAATGGCTGAATTCCACCTTGAAAAATCTGTTATTGGAATTTGCTGGGACGGAACCGGACTGGGAACCGACGGCACCATATGGGGCGGAGAATTTCTCCATGCCGATTTCTACTCATTCGGACGTTATGGCCACTTCGGTCACATTCCGCTGCCCGGCGGCGACAAGGCCGCAGAAGACATCTGGCGGACCGGGGCTTCACTGCTGTACCGGGTCTATGGTGATGATATCTGGAAACTCCGGCTACCCTTTGCGGATGAGGTCCGGCACAGACCGGAATGGCCGCTCATGTATCAGGCCATTGACCGCAAGCTGAATGCACCGCTGTCATCATCCGTGGGGCGCTTGTTCGACGCAGCTGCCGCCATCACGGGGCTCTGCAGCCGCAACTCCTTTCATGCCGAAGCGCCGATGAGGCTTGAATCCGCCATCGATCACACGGTCAGCGATTCCTATCGTTACTCCATCCAGCCGGCCGGAGAAGAATCCGGACCGGCCGTCGTCAACACGGCTCCGCTGATCCGCGATATGGTTGCTGACCTGCAGCAGGAAACACCGCTGCCTGTCATATCGGCCAGATTCCACAACACGCTGGCAGCCATTGCTGTTGATATGGTAGCCAGAATGCAGGATCATTATGGCACCAGTACAGTCGTACTTTCCGGCGGGGTTTTTCAAAACCGTTACCTGCTGGAAAAAACCGAGTCCGAACTGCAAAAATCTGTTGACGTTTACTCCCCTTTGAAAATACCTTGCAATGATGCCGGTATTGCGCTGGGGCAGCTTGCTGTTGCCGCACGCCGGAATATCTGA
- a CDS encoding NAD(P)H-dependent oxidoreductase subunit E codes for MEESIASTLEKYHHDPTRLMDILIDVQSEFSCISDSAIKQISRGLDISIADVEQTRSFYHFFSKRHTGEFSIFLNTSVNAYMMGRDAVARTFEQEAGIPFNEVTPDGLIGLFDTSCIGMSDQEPAAIINGKIFPNLTPFRVKELIRDIRAGKSMEELVVEGYGDGENSNEDIRAVVNNNIRKIGPVLDPQYRPGDVIWKILPEMSPDKVIAEIKKSNIRGRGGAGFPTGMKWELARQTESDEKYIICNADEGEPGTFKDRVILTERPKLLLEGMVIAAYATGAKKGILYVRHEYKYLKTYLENLIKGAHERNLMGKDIAGIKGFEFDVRIQYGAGSYVCGEESALIESAEGKRGEPRDKPPFPVERGYLGKPTVVNNVETFCSAVKVLLNGADWYRSFGTKDSTGTKVLSISGDCRYPGVYEVEWGFTVRDLCEMSGAVDVKAVQVGGPSGSLVGPEDFDRTLCFADLSTGGSLIMFNYSRDLLQDVVLNFTSFFIEESCGSCSTCRVMPVILRDKLQKILNARGVKSDVSDMLEWAKVLKSSRCGLGQTAANPIVTSIRNFPDLYDQKIRGKDDYDTGFDLNRATRDAMAAAGRLPVNGG; via the coding sequence ATGGAAGAAAGTATTGCATCCACACTCGAGAAGTATCACCACGATCCCACCCGCCTGATGGATATTCTCATTGATGTGCAAAGCGAGTTCAGCTGCATCAGTGATTCCGCAATCAAGCAGATTTCCCGCGGACTTGATATATCGATAGCGGATGTTGAGCAGACGCGTTCGTTTTACCACTTTTTTTCAAAAAGACATACTGGCGAATTCTCCATCTTTTTGAATACGAGCGTGAATGCCTACATGATGGGACGTGATGCCGTTGCGCGGACCTTTGAGCAAGAAGCCGGCATACCGTTCAATGAAGTGACCCCGGACGGGCTGATCGGACTTTTTGATACGTCGTGTATCGGCATGAGTGATCAGGAACCCGCTGCCATCATCAACGGCAAGATCTTTCCCAACCTCACCCCCTTCCGGGTCAAGGAGCTGATCCGTGATATCAGGGCCGGTAAAAGTATGGAGGAACTGGTCGTGGAAGGCTACGGGGACGGCGAAAACAGCAACGAGGACATTCGCGCCGTTGTAAACAACAACATCAGGAAAATCGGACCGGTACTGGATCCGCAATATCGTCCCGGTGATGTGATCTGGAAAATACTTCCGGAAATGTCACCAGACAAGGTTATTGCTGAAATCAAGAAATCGAATATCCGTGGACGTGGCGGTGCCGGCTTTCCGACAGGTATGAAATGGGAGCTCGCCAGGCAGACAGAATCCGATGAAAAGTACATCATATGCAATGCGGATGAGGGTGAGCCGGGCACGTTCAAGGACCGGGTGATTCTGACAGAGCGCCCCAAACTGCTGCTCGAAGGCATGGTTATCGCCGCATATGCAACAGGAGCAAAAAAAGGCATATTGTATGTCCGGCATGAATACAAATACCTGAAAACGTATCTCGAGAACCTGATTAAGGGTGCCCACGAACGCAATCTCATGGGCAAAGACATCGCAGGAATCAAGGGATTCGAATTTGATGTGCGTATTCAGTACGGCGCAGGTTCCTATGTGTGCGGTGAAGAATCGGCATTGATCGAATCGGCGGAAGGCAAGCGCGGAGAACCGCGTGACAAGCCTCCGTTTCCGGTAGAGCGCGGGTATCTGGGCAAGCCAACGGTAGTGAATAATGTTGAGACCTTCTGCTCCGCGGTGAAGGTGCTGCTCAACGGTGCGGACTGGTACCGGTCTTTCGGCACAAAAGATTCCACAGGCACAAAAGTGCTGAGCATATCCGGAGACTGCCGGTATCCCGGAGTTTATGAAGTTGAGTGGGGATTTACGGTGCGTGATCTTTGCGAGATGTCCGGTGCTGTGGATGTGAAGGCAGTGCAGGTTGGCGGGCCGTCCGGTTCGCTCGTCGGTCCGGAAGATTTTGACCGGACCCTTTGCTTTGCTGACCTGTCAACCGGCGGATCGCTGATCATGTTCAATTATTCCAGAGATCTGCTTCAGGATGTCGTGCTCAACTTCACTTCGTTCTTTATTGAGGAATCATGCGGCTCCTGCTCTACCTGCCGGGTGATGCCGGTTATCCTGCGCGACAAATTGCAGAAAATTCTCAATGCACGCGGAGTGAAAAGCGATGTCAGCGATATGCTTGAATGGGCGAAAGTGCTCAAATCAAGCAGGTGCGGACTTGGCCAGACTGCGGCTAATCCGATTGTGACAAGTATCCGGAACTTCCCTGATCTGTACGACCAGAAGATCAGAGGCAAGGATGATTATGATACCGGTTTTGATCTGAACAGAGCTACCCGGGATGCCATGGCTGCAGCCGGAAGACTGCCGGTCAACGGGGGCTGA
- a CDS encoding 2Fe-2S iron-sulfur cluster-binding protein, translated as MSSLNRFNLDGEKCMAWEGATIVDAARENDKYIPTLCNLEGVPPKGACRVCTVKVNGKLMTACTTKVTQGMQVESDTPELNDLRKSIVEMMFVEGNHLCPSCEKSGDCELQALGYRYKMTVPRYPYFFPKRDIDSTHPKIIKDHNRCILCKRCIRAIKDKNGQSIFAFLGRGFDTKIYVDPDLAENLTDELADKSVEVCPVGAIMKRGVGFKTPIGQRRYDHQPIGSDIEK; from the coding sequence ATGAGCAGCCTTAACAGATTTAACCTCGACGGTGAGAAGTGCATGGCCTGGGAAGGCGCCACGATTGTTGACGCTGCCAGGGAGAATGACAAGTATATCCCCACACTTTGCAACCTTGAGGGGGTGCCGCCCAAAGGCGCCTGCCGCGTGTGCACCGTCAAGGTGAACGGCAAGCTTATGACGGCGTGCACTACAAAAGTAACCCAGGGCATGCAGGTGGAAAGCGACACACCCGAACTGAACGACCTGCGAAAATCGATAGTGGAAATGATGTTTGTAGAAGGAAATCATCTGTGCCCATCCTGCGAGAAAAGCGGTGATTGTGAGCTGCAGGCTCTGGGCTACCGCTACAAGATGACCGTACCCCGCTATCCGTACTTTTTCCCGAAACGGGACATCGACTCCACCCATCCCAAAATTATCAAGGACCACAACCGGTGCATTCTTTGCAAGCGATGTATCCGGGCTATAAAGGATAAAAACGGACAAAGTATTTTTGCATTTCTGGGGCGTGGCTTTGACACAAAAATCTATGTGGATCCGGATCTCGCGGAAAATCTGACCGATGAACTGGCCGATAAATCCGTAGAGGTTTGTCCGGTCGGCGCCATTATGAAGCGCGGTGTCGGGTTCAAAACACCGATAGGCCAGCGCCGCTATGACCATCAGCCGATAGGAAGTGATATTGAGAAATAA
- a CDS encoding NADP oxidoreductase: MMKKPVVATASLAGCFGCHMSLLDIDERILDLIELVDFNKSPITDIKSFTGKCDIGLIEGGCCLDENVHVLKDFRKHCRILISVGECAIMGGLPAMRNGIPVQECLEEAYISGPSVKDSNPERIIPNDKELPVLLDRVYPCHEVVKMDYFLPGCPPDADLIWNALTALLENREIDLPYEVFKFD; the protein is encoded by the coding sequence ATTATGAAAAAGCCCGTCGTTGCCACAGCTTCGCTGGCCGGATGTTTTGGGTGTCACATGTCCCTGCTGGACATTGACGAGCGCATTCTGGATCTGATCGAGCTGGTGGATTTCAACAAATCCCCGATAACTGATATCAAAAGTTTTACCGGAAAATGTGATATCGGGCTGATCGAAGGGGGATGCTGTCTGGATGAAAATGTGCATGTGCTCAAGGATTTCCGGAAACATTGCCGGATTCTGATTTCTGTCGGAGAGTGTGCTATTATGGGCGGTTTGCCGGCGATGCGCAACGGTATTCCGGTACAGGAGTGCCTGGAAGAAGCATACATCAGCGGCCCGTCGGTCAAGGATTCCAATCCGGAGAGAATCATACCGAATGACAAGGAGCTTCCGGTGCTGCTGGATCGTGTTTACCCTTGTCACGAAGTGGTCAAAATGGACTATTTCCTGCCCGGGTGTCCGCCAGATGCCGATCTCATCTGGAATGCCCTGACAGCCTTGCTTGAAAATCGAGAGATAGATCTTCCATACGAAGTATTCAAATTTGACTGA
- a CDS encoding Ni/Fe hydrogenase subunit alpha — protein sequence MGQKITISPVTRVEGHGKVTIHLNDKGQVTQSRLHIVEFRGFERFVQGRPYWEAPVLVQRLCGICPVSHHLAAAKAMDVIVGAGTGDGLTPTADKVRRLMHYGQLFQSHSLHFFHLVSPDILLGIDADPAIRNVIGVAKSSEYKDLAVQGVMMRKFGQEIIQATAGKKIHGTGAVPGGVNKSLIPEDRDRFLNGEDPMNIDKMIEWAEGAIALFLDYHKKHKEMVDNFSKFPSNHLSLVGNDGALDLYHGRLRAVDHEGKKILNDIDYQNYLDYIGEEVRSWSYMKFPYLTNVGKEEGWYRVGPLARLNTCDYIPTPKAQKAFETYKAYTDGKPNNMCMHTHWARLIETLFAAEMMKELLNDPDITGSDIEVKGDKIFEGIGLLEAPRGTLFHHYRINEFDQITMANLIVSTTNNNEPMNRAVGQVAREQMNGQKEITEPMMNAVEVAIRAYDPCLSCATHALGQMPLELELYDATDRLIDQKARYIDTPG from the coding sequence ATGGGACAGAAAATCACAATTTCTCCAGTTACCCGTGTTGAAGGACACGGCAAGGTGACCATCCATCTGAACGACAAAGGGCAGGTTACACAAAGCCGCCTGCACATTGTAGAATTCCGCGGCTTCGAGCGCTTTGTTCAGGGTCGGCCCTATTGGGAGGCGCCTGTGCTGGTGCAGCGCCTGTGCGGCATTTGTCCGGTGAGCCATCATCTCGCCGCAGCGAAAGCCATGGACGTCATCGTTGGTGCAGGTACGGGTGACGGACTTACCCCGACGGCCGACAAGGTGCGCCGCCTGATGCACTACGGACAGCTCTTCCAGTCTCATTCCCTCCATTTTTTCCACCTCGTCTCCCCGGATATTCTTCTTGGCATAGATGCGGATCCGGCAATCCGGAACGTGATTGGCGTTGCAAAGTCATCCGAATACAAAGACCTGGCAGTTCAGGGGGTGATGATGCGCAAGTTTGGTCAGGAAATCATTCAGGCCACGGCAGGTAAAAAAATCCACGGAACCGGGGCGGTGCCCGGAGGTGTGAACAAGAGCCTGATTCCGGAAGACAGGGACCGGTTTCTGAATGGCGAAGACCCGATGAATATTGACAAAATGATCGAATGGGCGGAAGGTGCCATCGCACTGTTCCTTGATTATCACAAGAAGCACAAGGAGATGGTGGACAACTTCTCCAAATTTCCCTCCAACCATCTGAGCCTGGTCGGCAATGACGGGGCGCTTGATCTGTACCACGGCCGTCTGCGAGCGGTGGATCATGAGGGCAAGAAAATCCTGAATGACATTGATTATCAGAATTATCTGGATTATATCGGCGAAGAGGTGCGCTCCTGGAGCTACATGAAGTTTCCGTATCTTACGAATGTCGGCAAAGAGGAAGGATGGTACCGGGTGGGACCGCTAGCCCGGCTCAATACCTGTGATTACATTCCGACGCCCAAAGCGCAGAAAGCCTTTGAAACCTACAAGGCGTACACCGACGGCAAGCCGAACAACATGTGCATGCACACGCACTGGGCACGGCTCATTGAAACACTGTTTGCAGCCGAAATGATGAAGGAGCTGCTCAATGATCCGGATATCACGGGAAGCGACATCGAAGTTAAGGGTGATAAGATATTTGAGGGCATCGGCTTGCTGGAAGCGCCGCGCGGCACGCTTTTTCATCACTACCGCATCAATGAGTTCGACCAGATCACCATGGCCAATCTGATTGTCTCGACCACCAACAACAACGAGCCTATGAACCGGGCGGTCGGACAGGTGGCGAGGGAGCAGATGAACGGTCAGAAGGAGATTACGGAACCGATGATGAATGCGGTGGAGGTGGCGATCCGCGCCTATGATCCGTGTCTGAGCTGTGCCACTCATGCGCTGGGCCAGATGCCGCTTGAGCTTGAGCTTTATGATGCAACAGACCGGCTGATTGATCAGAAAGCCCGCTATATTGACACACCCGGCTGA
- a CDS encoding dihydroorotate dehydrogenase-like protein yields the protein MKLSTRYLGLELRNPLVMSASPLSSNMENLRACDEHGIGAVVFQSLFEEQIQNEMDMMLDKDDMYFWYPEAAELVKEITGDQMIRPYLKRIETAKKEVSMPVIASINCHSAGSWTAFAKQIEDAGADALELNIATHLPYEDEMDDRTIEQIQSDIVRAVKKQTSIPVAVKMGPYYTNIIRAARKLTDAGADGLVLFNRFYQPDIDIEKIALGSDNYMSAPEEMLQSLRWIGILSPQLTCDFAASTGIHSYEQVIKQLLAGATVTQICTTLYKRGFDYIPWILEDLRGWMKEKGYASVDEFRGIIADDRLSSPKFEQIQFIRKNTVLD from the coding sequence ATGAAACTGTCGACACGTTATCTTGGACTCGAGTTGCGAAATCCGCTGGTCATGAGCGCATCGCCACTCAGCAGCAATATGGAAAATCTTCGTGCATGTGATGAACACGGAATTGGCGCCGTGGTCTTCCAGTCCCTGTTCGAGGAGCAGATCCAGAATGAAATGGACATGATGCTGGATAAGGATGACATGTATTTCTGGTATCCGGAAGCCGCTGAACTGGTAAAGGAGATCACAGGCGACCAGATGATCAGGCCCTATCTAAAGCGGATAGAGACTGCGAAAAAGGAGGTTTCAATGCCGGTGATCGCAAGCATCAACTGCCATAGTGCCGGCAGCTGGACCGCATTCGCCAAACAGATTGAGGATGCCGGAGCAGATGCCCTGGAGCTCAATATCGCGACGCACCTGCCTTACGAAGATGAGATGGATGACCGCACAATTGAGCAGATACAGTCGGATATTGTCAGAGCAGTCAAAAAACAGACCAGCATACCGGTAGCGGTGAAAATGGGTCCGTATTACACCAATATCATCCGCGCCGCACGAAAACTGACGGATGCAGGCGCTGACGGCTTGGTTCTTTTCAACCGGTTTTATCAGCCGGATATCGACATTGAAAAAATTGCTTTAGGCTCTGACAATTACATGAGTGCTCCGGAGGAAATGCTTCAGTCACTCAGGTGGATAGGCATTCTTTCCCCGCAGCTGACGTGCGATTTTGCCGCATCAACCGGCATCCACAGCTATGAACAGGTGATCAAGCAGCTTCTGGCCGGTGCAACGGTCACCCAGATCTGCACAACGCTCTACAAGCGGGGTTTTGATTATATTCCGTGGATACTGGAGGATCTCAGGGGATGGATGAAAGAGAAGGGCTACGCTTCGGTGGATGAATTCCGCGGAATCATTGCGGATGACAGACTGAGCTCGCCCAAATTTGAGCAAATTCAGTTTATCAGGAAAAACACGGTTCTTGACTGA
- the hypB gene encoding hydrogenase nickel incorporation protein HypB, whose amino-acid sequence MCGTCGCSDTEGGVTIRRPGQKHDNGHEHHHGTHHHHGPHGQHTHNHGQHGAHEHGHDHVHHDHHHHHHDRTGHIHAHHHGNHHHHDNNHEHHHGHQDSPKAREIRLEQDILSHNNLLAERNRGYLEAKGITALNFISSPGAGKTTLLEKTLGKLKDKIPFFVIEGDQQTMNDAERIDATGVPVVQINTGSGCHLDASMINSAMKQLDPGPESLLLIENVGNLVCPALFDLGESHRIVMFSVPEGDDKPAKYPTIFRNADYCIINKIDLLPHVPFDLEKAREYARRINPGIRFFEVSAYTGEGMDTWTDWLKSLKAVKNH is encoded by the coding sequence ATGTGCGGAACTTGCGGATGCAGCGATACCGAAGGCGGCGTAACCATTCGCCGGCCAGGACAAAAACACGACAACGGCCATGAGCATCACCACGGGACACACCACCATCACGGTCCCCATGGTCAACATACGCACAACCATGGCCAACACGGGGCTCACGAGCATGGCCATGATCATGTGCATCATGACCATCATCATCACCATCATGATCGTACCGGTCACATTCATGCTCACCACCACGGCAATCATCACCACCATGATAACAATCATGAGCATCATCACGGACATCAGGATTCGCCCAAAGCCCGTGAAATACGTCTGGAGCAGGATATCTTATCGCACAACAATCTGCTGGCCGAGCGCAACAGGGGCTATCTTGAGGCCAAAGGGATAACCGCCCTGAATTTCATCAGTTCACCGGGCGCGGGAAAAACAACCCTGCTGGAAAAAACCCTTGGGAAGCTCAAAGATAAAATCCCGTTTTTTGTCATCGAGGGTGATCAGCAGACCATGAATGATGCCGAGCGTATTGATGCCACCGGCGTGCCGGTTGTGCAGATCAATACCGGCAGCGGATGTCATCTGGATGCCTCAATGATCAACAGCGCAATGAAGCAGCTTGATCCCGGACCGGAGTCGTTGCTGCTGATTGAAAATGTCGGAAACCTTGTCTGTCCGGCGCTCTTCGACCTCGGCGAGTCGCACCGGATCGTTATGTTCAGCGTTCCCGAAGGCGATGACAAGCCGGCAAAATACCCCACCATTTTCCGGAATGCGGACTACTGCATAATCAACAAGATCGATCTGCTGCCGCATGTGCCTTTTGACCTTGAAAAAGCCAGGGAATACGCCCGGCGCATCAACCCCGGCATACGTTTCTTCGAGGTATCGGCATACACAGGAGAAGGCATGGACACCTGGACCGACTGGCTGAAATCTCTGAAAGCGGTCAAAAACCACTAA
- the hypA gene encoding hydrogenase maturation nickel metallochaperone HypA → MHELSIAINIVDIATLEVRKAGAERVTDLQIDVGALSGVVVDALEFALQEAVRNSVAEQARISIREIPARGSCRTCGREYPVSDYIDLCPECPSASLEIIQGKELRVASLSVV, encoded by the coding sequence ATGCATGAGCTCTCCATTGCGATAAATATCGTTGATATTGCCACTTTGGAAGTCCGGAAGGCCGGTGCAGAGCGGGTTACAGATCTGCAGATTGACGTGGGGGCGCTGTCGGGCGTTGTAGTGGATGCCCTTGAGTTTGCATTGCAGGAAGCAGTCCGCAATTCGGTGGCAGAGCAGGCCAGGATTTCGATCCGGGAGATCCCCGCGCGCGGATCGTGCCGCACGTGCGGCAGGGAGTACCCGGTATCCGACTATATAGATTTGTGTCCGGAGTGCCCGTCGGCTTCTCTGGAAATCATACAGGGCAAGGAGCTGCGTGTTGCATCACTGAGCGTGGTCTGA